From the genome of Sulfitobacter sp. DSM 110093, one region includes:
- a CDS encoding xanthine dehydrogenase family protein subunit M has protein sequence MYEFEVERPGSVADAVKALGQEDAQPLSGGQTLIPTLKARLAMPSVLVSLTGIEELKGVEMRDGALWIGGGTTHATVMRDAAENYPALAKLAARIGDPAVRNRGTIGGSLANNDPSACYPAAALASGATIETDRREIAADDYFQGIFTTALEEGEIVTGVRFPIPQAAHYEKFIQPASRFPLVAAYVAQFSDGVRVAITGASNEGVFRWTEAEAALSERFEAGALERLALDGSNMIGDLHGSGAYRAHLCGVMTRRAVQAIA, from the coding sequence ATGTATGAATTCGAAGTAGAGCGCCCCGGTAGCGTGGCGGACGCGGTCAAGGCTTTAGGCCAAGAAGACGCGCAACCGCTGAGCGGGGGGCAAACGCTGATCCCGACATTGAAAGCACGGCTGGCGATGCCATCGGTTCTGGTGTCCCTCACGGGTATTGAAGAACTCAAAGGGGTCGAGATGCGCGATGGCGCGCTTTGGATCGGGGGCGGCACCACTCATGCCACGGTCATGCGCGACGCGGCAGAGAACTATCCGGCCTTAGCCAAGCTAGCCGCGCGGATCGGTGATCCGGCGGTGCGCAACCGGGGCACCATCGGCGGATCGCTAGCTAATAACGATCCCTCCGCCTGCTACCCGGCGGCGGCCTTGGCCAGCGGAGCGACGATAGAGACGGACCGGCGTGAGATCGCGGCTGACGACTACTTCCAAGGCATATTCACCACAGCACTCGAAGAGGGCGAAATCGTCACCGGTGTACGCTTCCCCATTCCGCAGGCAGCGCATTACGAGAAGTTCATCCAACCTGCCTCGCGCTTTCCGCTGGTCGCGGCCTATGTTGCGCAGTTCAGTGATGGGGTGCGGGTGGCGATCACTGGCGCTTCGAACGAAGGTGTCTTCCGCTGGACGGAGGCGGAGGCGGCACTGAGCGAACGGTTCGAAGCTGGCGCGCTGGAGAGGCTGGCCCTCGATGGCAGCAATATGATCGGCGATCTGCACGGCAGCGGCGCCTACCGCGCACATCTTTGCGGTGTGATGACACGCCGGGCAGTCCAAGCCATAGCCTGA